ACGCGATTGCTGCCAGTTCGGGTGTAGATGCGTACAATCCGCTCGACGCCCATCGGGGCTGGCGGCAGATGCTGGCGGTAATGTCTTGCGCGCTGCGTGTAACCGTTCCCCGGATACGGGGAACACGCTAGGAACGGCGATTTCGCTGCAGCGCGCCAAGTGCGGCGCGTCAAAATAGCGTTGAGAGTGCAGAATTCGGCTTGTTTCGCGAGTTGAGACCGGCTGAAAGTCGGGGGAAGAGCGGCCTCAAATATGGCTGAATTGAAGCATCATAATTGTTTCATGTTGCTGAAACCGTTATGATCTTCCGATTAGTCGTTCGCATCCTCACCTTGCGAACGGCGCCGGGGGAAGGTCGAAGAACGACGTGCCTGGGTGAGGGGGAGACCATCGGGAGCGCTCCACGGGGAGTTTGATGCCACGCCGCGAAAGGCGGTGGGGCGGGATTTCTTGTGATTGGCGCTATTGGGACTCCAACATAACGGTGCCGCAGCGTTGCTGCCCGCCCACGTTTGATCAACCGCACGCGCGCGGGCCCACGGCCCAGGCGTAAGCGGTTTGGAAGGACCGAGACTTTAGACACTTATGAACCGTGACGCTGAGCTGACGCCAACGGGATTCAACGACGAACTGCCCCTGCGGAGCGATGGCTTCGCCAACCTTGTGGAAGCACTCGACTACGCCGCTCAGGGCAAGGCCGGGTACAACTTCTATGACGGTAAGGGCGCTTTGGAACATCGCCTCACGCACGCCACCCTGCGCCAGGAAGCGCAGCTGCTGGCGCGCAAGCTGCTCGGCCTCGGCCTGCAGCGCGGTGACCGCGTCGCCATCGTGGCCGAGACTGATCCGCTGTTCATCCGCTTTTTCTTCGCTGCTCAGTACGCGGGACTGCTTCCGGTGGCGCTGCCCGCCGGCCTGCAGCTCGGGGGAGGGGAGGCGTGGGTGAGGCAGATCCGCCAGATGCTAATGTCGTGCGACGCGGCGGTGGCCGTGGCACCCGCATCGCACAGCGCGCTGCTCGATTCCGCGTGCGAAGGTCTCGACCTAGTGCTCGCTGGCGAAGCCGATGCGTTTGACTCGCTGTCAGCAGACTACAACCTGCCATTCGAACCCTTCACGGGTGACGAACCGGCCTACCTTCAGTACACCTCGGGGAGCACTCAGTTTCCGCGCGGCGTCGAGGTGTCGCAGTCAGCGGCTCTGACGAATCTGCGAGAGATCTGCCGGTACGGCCTGAAGCTCACCAGCAGGGACCGCTTCGTCGGCTGGCTGCCCTTCTACCACGACATGGGCCTAGTCGGTTTCGTCCTAGTGCCCCTGGGCAGCCAACTTTCCGCGGACTATCTCAGCCCGCGCACCTTCGCCATGCGCCCACGCCTGTGGTTGAAGCTGCTTTCCGACAATCGCGGCACGATCTCTTCGAGCCCACCCTTCGGCTACGCGCTGGTGGCGAAGCGCCTGCGTGTCGCAGACAGCGAGCGCTACGACCTATCTGCATGGCGAGCGGCCTGCGTGGGCGCTGAGCGCGTGCCTCGTGGTCCGCTCGAGCAGTTCGCAAAGCTGCTCAAGGACGCCAACTTCGATCCGAAAGCCTTCGTCCCCTGCTACGGCATGGCCGAGTGCGCGCTCGCCGTGAGCTTCGTGCAAATGGACCATGGCGTGAGCATTGACACAGTCGACAAGGTGGAGATGACCGACCAGGGCAAGGCAACGCCCGTCGCCGCCGATCATCCCGACGACCAAACACTGGAGTTCGTTGACTGCGGCAACCTGCTGCCAAGCTACGAGCTGGCGATACGTGACGACGCCGGTAACGAACTCCCCGAGCGCACCTGCGGCCGGATCTGCCTTCGCGGCCCGTCCGTGATGACTGGCTACTTCCGCGACCCGGAGGCCACGGCCGCCGTGCTCTCGCAAGATGGTTGGCTCGACACAGGCGACATCGGCTACCGCATCGGCGAGCAGCTAGTGATCACCGCGCGGCGCAAAGATGTGATCATCATCAACGGTCGCAACATCTGGCCGCAGGACCTTGAGTACATTGCGGAGAGTTCCCCGAAGGTGCGCATGGGCAACGTGTCCGCCTTCTCAGTGAACGAGGGCGATAGTCCAGAAAAGGTGGTGATCGTGGTGGAGTCTCGCCACCAAGACGCGGAGTTGGCGGAGGAGATCGTCGAGCGCGTGCAGAAGCAGTTCGGCATTCGCGTGCACGTGGACCTCGTGCCTCCACGCACCCTGCCGCGCACCTCGTCAGGCAAGCTGTCGCGCTCGCGCGCGAAGCTCGATCACCTCGAGCGTCAGGCCAGTCACGCTCCCGTTCACCAGGACTTTGCCACCAGCGGCAGCGTCGCCTGATTGCACATCGCACTGACCGGGGCGACCGGGTTCATCGGTCGCCGCCTGCAGCAAGCGCTGCTACATCTCCGCCATCGGCTCACCGCCCTTGTCCGCCCCGCCCAGCACCAACGACGTCCTGAGCTACTAACGGGCATAGAGCAACTTCCGTTCGATCAGCTCGACTGCGCCGCCTGGCGAGATCTGCTGGATCGTGAGGACGCGCCCGAGGCCGTGATCCTCCTGGCAGGGGCCGTGCGCGGGCGCACCTTCCAGCAGTTTGCGCGGGTCAACGAGCGACCGTTCACCGCGCTCGCCTACGCCTTGGAAGGGCTAACGGCACCGCCTCGTTTGCTGCTCATGTCCTCACTCGCGGCGACCCAACCAAGCTTATCGCCCTACGCCGCCAGCAAGCGCGCTGGTGAAGTCGCCCTGAGCGCTCGTTCTGTCACCGTGCTGCGCCCGCCCGCCGTCTACGGCCCAGGGGACCGGGAGCTTGCCGGCCTGTTCCAGACGATCCGCCGCGGCTGGGTACCTCGTCCGGGCCCCGTCGATCAGCGCATCTGCTTCCTGCACGTGGACGACCTCGCCAACGCCGTGGTCGCCTGGCTGCAATGCGCACCGGGACAAGACGACTTGGACCAGACTTTCACCCTGCACGATGGCGCGCCCAACGGCTACTCGTGGCCAGAGATCGCCGCAGCGATTGCGCCCCACAAGCACGCCCGCATCCTGCCCGTGCCAAAGGCGTTGCTGCACGCGGTGGGGACGGCCAACCTGCTGGCCGCCACCGCTCTGCGCTACGCACCCATGCTTACCCCTGGCAAGGCTAGAGAGCTGGGTTACCCTCGCTGGCTCTGCGATAATCGCGCCTTTACCGAAGCCACCGGCTGGGAGCCGGCAGTGGATTTGGCCACTGGCACGGCGCGCCTGAGGAACGAGACGAACGATGACTGAGATCGAGCAGACCCTGAGCCAGCTGCTGCACGGCTTCCTGAGCGCGGAGCAGAAGATGATCGACGCGGCCACGCCCATCAACACCCTTGGGCTCGAGTCAGTGGTGATCATGCAGTTCGTCGCTGAGGTGGAAGATCACTTCGATATCAACATCGATCTCGATAGCTTGGCGCAGATTCATACGCTCGGCGATCTAGCGAAGGTCGTCGTGGCGCAGGGGGACGTATGAGCCTATTGGAAAAGTTCGCCCAGCCGCGCGCAAAGCGCGACGCCCTGGCGAAGACGCCCATCAACCCAGTGGCGGTGCCCATCGAGCGGGCGATCGACGCGACCACCGCGCAGATCGATGGCCGCGAAGTCATCATGGCCGGCACCAACAACTACCTAGGACTTACCTTCGAGCAAGAGTGCATCCAGGCAGGGCAACAGGCCCTGGCGGAATTCGGCACGGGCACCACTGGTTCGCGTGTGGCAAATGGCAACTACACCGATCACGAAGCACTCGAGGCTGACTTAGCAGAATTCTTCGGCTACCCCTACTCCATGCTCTTTTCGACGGGCTACAGCGCCAATCTCGGCACCATCGCTGCACTCCTTGGACCAGGTGACTGCGTCATGCTCGACGCCGACGCTCATGCGAGCTTGTACGATGCGTGTCGGCTGTCCGGTGCGGATGTCTTTCGCTTTCGCCACAACGACCCCATCGATCTAGATAAGCGCCTGCGCCGCTTAGGCGAGCGCGCCAAACGCACCTTAGTGGCCATAGAAGGACTGTACTCAATCCTTGGCGACTACCCCGCTCTCGAGCCCTTCTGCGACGTCTGTGAGCGCTACGGCGCCTTACTGCTTGTAGACGAGGCGCACTCGCTCGGCACGATGGGAGCTCATGGAAGGGGCTTGGCGGAGGCGGATGGCGTTCTCGATCGGGTCGACTTTCTCGTCGGCACCTTCTCCAAGAGCCTCGGCGCCACGGGCGGCTTTTGCGTGAGCCGCCACGAGGAGCTTTCCCTGTTTCGCTACACCTCGAGGCCCTTCATCTTCACCGCCTCTCCCTGCCCCTCCGTGGTGGCGAGTACGCGTGCCGCCCTGCGGCTCCTGCGCTCCCAGCCGGAGCGCCGCGAACGGCTCTGGCAGCATGCTCACGGCCTATATGAGAGATTCACGGCGCTTGGCCTGACGCTCGGGCCACAGCCCTCACCAGTAGTCGCCGTACGCTGCCCGAGCGCGGAAGCTGCCCTGGGTGTTTGGCAGCGACTGCTCGAACACGGGGTATACACCAACCTCATCGTGCCCCCCGCCTCACCCGATGGTTCCAGTCTGATCCGCTGCAGCGTGAGCGCGGCACACACTCACGCCCAAGTGGAAGCGATCAAGTCCGCGATGGCCGCGGCCACGGCAGACCTCATCGCCGCCTAGACCCTTGGTCAGCGAAAGGCGCCGAGGCGATAGAGACGCCAGAACAGAGGCCAGGCGAACAACAGCGGCCAGCGGCGCTGCAAGGGCGTGGGCTCCACGTATATGCCGGAGTGGCGCTCGATCTTCCACAACAAGTACTCGAAGCCGTCGTTGAAGGTGAACGCTGCCTTGAGCAATCGGGCAACGCTCAAGGCCTTGCCCCACAGCCTGCGCGCGGGCCACCGCCAGCCACCTGGTGACGCGGCGAGCGGCCAAGAGGACCGGTTCCCTTCCACTCGCGGCTGCTCTGCGCTCCACGCTTGCGCGAGCTGCACGAAGTACGCGTGATCGCGCTCCACCAACTGTCCAGCGCGCAGCCCGCTCTCGGCGCGCAGCTCACACCGATAGGTCTGGGATAGAGCGTGCTGCCATAGGGCCTGCGGCGTTGGCGCACAGTGCGGCATGCCTCGCTGTGCTTCCGTGAGCATTCGCCTGACGGCATTGGCGAGACACACTACTAGGCGCGTCGCCGTGCCCGCGTCGGCCACGTAGAGTACCTGGCAGGGCTGCGCGAAACGAGCCCAAAAATAGGAGTGAAAGTCCTCTCGCAGATGGCGCTCGAAGGCCGCGAGGGGCACCAGAGCGTACTTGCAACGGGCGCCGGTCGCCACGCCGAGTTGGTACACATTCGGCGCGAGTATGCGGTTCGCGAAGCGCTGCCAGTGCGGCAAGGCTGCGGTAGGCACGGGGCCCTCCGTCAGCACGTAGAGATCGATTAACGTATCGCGCTCGCCTCGCGTGTAGGAGCCGTACAGGAGCACTGCCCGAAGGCTGTCACCGTAGCGGACACGCAGCGCCGCGAACAGGGTACCCAGATCTTCATCCTGCTCCAGCAGCGCCATCGAGCCGACTGCCCCCTCTGCCAGGCCGATCCTAGCACCTATGAGATTCGCTAGCTCAAATGAGGGTACCGAGTCAGTGGGCGGAGGGAGCGCCATCAGCCTGCTGCGCGCTCCCGTAGGCAGAACGCGTCCCTGAGAAACGACGGAAGGCCTGGGGATGGGTCGAGCGCGCCTGCGCCGGATCCATCAACCAGGAGCGGACAGGACCCTCGCGCCAGCGCCACCACGCTGCCTGGAGCAGCCTCAGGAACAACAGCGCCGTGCTGACGAGGGTCCATAGGACCACGGCGTAGAAGCCCCAGTCCGGCCGCTGCGCAAGCACGGAAGCGCTCAGCAGGATCAGACTTGGGTTGCGCCGGGCGGTGACCAGTCGGTTGTACGCATCAAATGGTCGCCAGGCAAATAGAGAGCATTCCCCGAGGATGTCGAACAGCCCCTCGGCGATCCGACCGCCCACGTAGCCGAGGAGCACCCACAGACTCCAGGTGGCGAGCGAGACACCCCACAGCGGCTCCGCCCCCCCACCGGCTAGGGACACCCCCCAGAAGACGTACCAGAACGGCGGATGGAGGATGTCCATTCCATGATCCAACGCATGTCCGAGCTTGGACGACTGAACGGTCACCCGTGCGAGCTTGCCGTCCACTGTGTCCAGGAAGGTCATGATCCAGCCGCTCACGAGGCCGAGGACGTACTGCCCCTGGTAGAACCACCAACAGCTCGCCAACATCAACGCGAAGCCCGTCAGCGTGACCATGTTCGGCGTGATGCCTAACCTCGCGCACCACCCCACCACCACACGGGCTGGACGCGGCCACCACCACTTGGTGACCAGATCCGTGATGCCCTTGTAGGAGTTGCCGTAGAGCACGCTCTCCAAGCGCTCCTGAGAGGAGGCGTCGACCCTCGCCAATAGGGGGGGCTCGGCCTTGCGAAGCATGCCGTCGAAGGCATTGAGATCGCCCGCCTCGAGCACCCTCAGCCCCTGGGGCTGCTGCTCGACCAGCGCCGCGCGGCCACGGGGCGCATCATCACCCGCGACCAGCGCGGCTGCGAGGCCTCCGTCGTCACTCGCCCGTAGCGCATGGCCTGGCCCGGCCTCGTGAAGACCCTCGAGCGTGCGCAGCTCAAACAGATACCCCGCGTGTACTACGAGCAGTGGATGCTCTAGTGGCGACTGTGGCAGTCCCTCGAGCAATTCGAAGGCGGTGAATTGCCGCAGCTGACGCGCCACACGGGTGGTCGCTTCCAGGCCCCAAAGCGGCACCGCCGCCCGGCCGACTATGTGCACGTAGATCACAGTGTTATCGTTCGCTTTAATTGCGCTTCGCTGGCGTTCGTACCTGACTCGAAGCAAACGCCCAAGTATAACGCGTCCCCTGCCCATGCCCTTCACGCTCGCCCATCTAAGCGACACGCACACCACGGACCTTCGCGGCGTGCGTCCCGCCCAGCTGCTCGGCAAGCGCCTGCTCGGCTATCTGTCCTGGCGGCGTCGGCGGCGCTACGAGCACAGCACGCGCATGCTAGAGGCCAGCGCTGACGCCGCCCTTGCGCATACCCCTGATGCGATGGTAATTAGCGGCGATCTGCTGCACATCGGCCTAGCCGAGGAGATGCGACAGATCCGCGGCTGGCTCGAGTCTCTACGGGCAAAGCTGCCCGTGTTTTTGGTGCCCGGCAATCACGACCTGTACCGCGCCGATTCCGTGGCCTGGTGGCAGCGCGAGCTAGGTGACCTAGATCTCTTCGGCGCGCCGCTTACGGATGCCCCTTGGCCCCGAACGCTGCTACTTGCCGGTGCCCGCCTGATCGGCCTCAACAGCGCCTACGCGGCGCCCCTGACTCGGGCAGATGGGTACCTCGGCGCCGAACAGCTCGAGGCCCTGCGCATGGCCTTGGCCGAGCCTTGCGATGCACCGACGGTGCTAGTTGTTCACCATCCTGCAGACTCATCGCTGTGCGCCGCGCGCAAGGCCCTGCGCGATGCCGCCGCGCTCGCCGAACTCCTGCACGAGCACCCGCCAGCGCTGCTGCTCCACGGCCACCTGCACAAGCCGCTCGCCTACCGCGTGGGCACCGTACCATGCTTCTGTGCGCCGTCCGCCTCGAGCGAGCATGAGCATCATCGTGCAGGTTTTCACCTGTTCCGCTTACCCCCAGACCCGGCCGCTCCTGTGGACGCCAGACTGTACCTAGCGGATGCGGCATGCGCGCCCTGTGGCTTCACCTCTCAGACCCGCTCGATCGGCAGCCCGTCGACCGTCCCAGTCTAACCGAACATTCCTAACGTCTTCGCTAGTGTTCGCTCAAGCGCCAAAGCCACACGCCCAGCAACATCAGAATGATCATCTCTGGCGCGAGGGATAGGAGCACCGGGTGCAAACGGTAAATCACCGCCAGGTGCACGCTCACTTGCTCCACGAGGTAGAAGGCAACACCGGCGATCACACCAAAGGTCACGCGCTCGCCGATCGGTAACACGCGCGTGTTGCCGAAGACGAAGGGCAGTGCCAGCAGCATCATGGCGAGGGCCGCCAAGGGCAGACTCAGCCGCTGCCACAGCAACACGCGTAAACCGTGTACATCGAGGGCGTTAGCGCGTGCGTGGGCGATCCGCGCGGCGAGATCGTAGAGGCCGAGGGACGCGGCCGGCGCACTCAGGGTGTCAAGGCCACCGATGGGGAGGTCTACGGCGCGTGCCTCACCGACCACGCGTCGATCTGCCGCAGGCTGGCCCTGCGCCACAGCGAGCACACGCACATCTTGCAGCTGCCACTGCTGGCGATCGATTACGCGCGCCGAGGCCGCCTGACGCACGCTCACCAATGAATCATCCTCGAACGCGTAGATCTCCACGTCCTGCAACAGCCCCCCGTTGCGTTTACCGTCAACGCGAATGATCTGTTGGCGACTGCGGGTCCAGAAGTCTGCCTCGGGGTCCGGGGAGTCGGCCGCAGCCTGCACCCCTCCCACGTCCGCTTTCTCGCGCAGACGCTGGGCCTCGCGTTCCGCCGCGGGAACGATGAACTGGGCCGCCAGCAGCAGCACGACACCGACTGCCAGCGCCGTCAGAATGGGGCCTCGCATAAGTTGCAGTGGGGACCGACCAATCGCCCGCGCTGCGGTGAGTTCGCTATGACCTGCAAGCCCTCCGATACCGATCAGGGCACCCAGCAACAGCATCACCGGCAGTAGATCGAGCAGACGATTCGGCAAGGTCAGACTAATGACCACCAGCGCATCGGTGGCGCTATAGAGCCCCTTGCCTACGTCCTCGAGCTCCTCCGCCAAGGCGAGGAAGCTGAACAGGGCAAGGAGCATCAAGGTCACCGGCAGCAGGGCCTTGATCATGCTGGTCACTAGGTAGATGTTCAGCCGCACTAGAGCTTACCGCCACGCCACGGCTTATACGCAACCACCACCGCAGCCGTGAGCAAAGCGGGCACCCAGAAGATGCTCGATAGGCGCTCCTGCTCCACCCAGGTGCGCGCCATGCCGATCAGGATGTAGTACACGGCGTATACCCCAACGGCGATCATTACCTTCGAATAGCGACCCTGGCGCGGTAGGCTGTGGCTGAGGGGTATCGCCAACAAGGCGAGCAGCATCACCGAGAGCCCAGTCGACAGACGCCACTGGTACTCGGCTTGATCGTCACCCACGGTGGACTGCGCTAGGACAGCAGAGGTGGCCGACTTCGCCTTGTAGGGAGGCCTTTGCGGCACGGCCGCTGCAAGGGTCAGGCGTAGGGCGGAGAACTCGCCCACCACGTCGAACTCACCGTCTTCGATGCGAAAGACCCGCGCGTTCTCAAGCTGCAGCTCGTGATCGGTGGGGGTCACGAACTCCTCCACGTGCCCGCGTGCCGAGGCGATCACCTCCACCCGGTCGGCGACCCGCGTGCGAACGAAGATACCGCGCAGATCGCCCGCTTGCTGGCCACGGGCACGCACGTATACGGTGCGATCCTGATCCTCGTAGTGATAGAACTGTCCAGGTTTGATGCGCTCAAGCTCATCGCTAGCCTCCGCCTCAGCTTTCAACTGGTAGATGCTCGCGTAGGCCCAGGGTCGCACCACCAGGGAACCGACGGCGGTCACCAGCGCAACCACCAAGGCCAATGCGACGATCGGGCGCATGAGGCGAGGCCGCGACAGGCCGGCGCTGCGCAAGGCATCCATCTCACTGTCGCTGTACAGCTGACCTAGGCCGACCACGATCGCCACGTAGAGGCTGATCGGAATCAACACCTCTAGGGCGATGATCCCGCGCAGGGCGGTGATCCGCAGCACCTCGGACATGCTGAGCAGGCCCGTAGCCGCATCAGTCAGGAAGCGAGTTAGGCTGTAGGTTACGAACAAGGCAACGAACAGCCCGATGATGAGCAACATCGGGCTGGCGATGTGCCGGGTGATGTAGCGGTCGACGATCACGCGGCAGCCAGGTGAATCACCAGCGGGCGCGCAGGTCCGTGATCAGCGCCTCGTTCTGCGCGGGAGTCATTGCGATGGGGTCGCCGAGGGCTGGCAAGGCCGGCCAACCCGCATCGGCGAACTCGATGTCAGCGAAGCTGCGGGGGACGGAATATCGCGGTATCACGTGGTAGTGCACGTGCGGGTCTACCATCATCAGCATCAGGTAGTTGATCTTCTCGTACTGCACCCACTCGCCCAGCACGCGCTCGATATCGGCGACTGCCTGGTGTTGCTCGGCGATCGACGCCGGCGACAGATCGGAAAAGCGAGTGGCCTCACTGCGCGCGGCGA
The sequence above is a segment of the Pseudomonadota bacterium genome. Coding sequences within it:
- a CDS encoding fatty acyl-AMP ligase — translated: MNRDAELTPTGFNDELPLRSDGFANLVEALDYAAQGKAGYNFYDGKGALEHRLTHATLRQEAQLLARKLLGLGLQRGDRVAIVAETDPLFIRFFFAAQYAGLLPVALPAGLQLGGGEAWVRQIRQMLMSCDAAVAVAPASHSALLDSACEGLDLVLAGEADAFDSLSADYNLPFEPFTGDEPAYLQYTSGSTQFPRGVEVSQSAALTNLREICRYGLKLTSRDRFVGWLPFYHDMGLVGFVLVPLGSQLSADYLSPRTFAMRPRLWLKLLSDNRGTISSSPPFGYALVAKRLRVADSERYDLSAWRAACVGAERVPRGPLEQFAKLLKDANFDPKAFVPCYGMAECALAVSFVQMDHGVSIDTVDKVEMTDQGKATPVAADHPDDQTLEFVDCGNLLPSYELAIRDDAGNELPERTCGRICLRGPSVMTGYFRDPEATAAVLSQDGWLDTGDIGYRIGEQLVITARRKDVIIINGRNIWPQDLEYIAESSPKVRMGNVSAFSVNEGDSPEKVVIVVESRHQDAELAEEIVERVQKQFGIRVHVDLVPPRTLPRTSSGKLSRSRAKLDHLERQASHAPVHQDFATSGSVA
- a CDS encoding NAD(P)-dependent oxidoreductase, whose protein sequence is MHIALTGATGFIGRRLQQALLHLRHRLTALVRPAQHQRRPELLTGIEQLPFDQLDCAAWRDLLDREDAPEAVILLAGAVRGRTFQQFARVNERPFTALAYALEGLTAPPRLLLMSSLAATQPSLSPYAASKRAGEVALSARSVTVLRPPAVYGPGDRELAGLFQTIRRGWVPRPGPVDQRICFLHVDDLANAVVAWLQCAPGQDDLDQTFTLHDGAPNGYSWPEIAAAIAPHKHARILPVPKALLHAVGTANLLAATALRYAPMLTPGKARELGYPRWLCDNRAFTEATGWEPAVDLATGTARLRNETNDD
- a CDS encoding acyl carrier protein, producing MTEIEQTLSQLLHGFLSAEQKMIDAATPINTLGLESVVIMQFVAEVEDHFDINIDLDSLAQIHTLGDLAKVVVAQGDV
- a CDS encoding aminotransferase class I/II-fold pyridoxal phosphate-dependent enzyme; its protein translation is MSLLEKFAQPRAKRDALAKTPINPVAVPIERAIDATTAQIDGREVIMAGTNNYLGLTFEQECIQAGQQALAEFGTGTTGSRVANGNYTDHEALEADLAEFFGYPYSMLFSTGYSANLGTIAALLGPGDCVMLDADAHASLYDACRLSGADVFRFRHNDPIDLDKRLRRLGERAKRTLVAIEGLYSILGDYPALEPFCDVCERYGALLLVDEAHSLGTMGAHGRGLAEADGVLDRVDFLVGTFSKSLGATGGFCVSRHEELSLFRYTSRPFIFTASPCPSVVASTRAALRLLRSQPERRERLWQHAHGLYERFTALGLTLGPQPSPVVAVRCPSAEAALGVWQRLLEHGVYTNLIVPPASPDGSSLIRCSVSAAHTHAQVEAIKSAMAAATADLIAA
- a CDS encoding CDP-alcohol phosphatidyltransferase family protein; its protein translation is MIYVHIVGRAAVPLWGLEATTRVARQLRQFTAFELLEGLPQSPLEHPLLVVHAGYLFELRTLEGLHEAGPGHALRASDDGGLAAALVAGDDAPRGRAALVEQQPQGLRVLEAGDLNAFDGMLRKAEPPLLARVDASSQERLESVLYGNSYKGITDLVTKWWWPRPARVVVGWCARLGITPNMVTLTGFALMLASCWWFYQGQYVLGLVSGWIMTFLDTVDGKLARVTVQSSKLGHALDHGMDILHPPFWYVFWGVSLAGGGAEPLWGVSLATWSLWVLLGYVGGRIAEGLFDILGECSLFAWRPFDAYNRLVTARRNPSLILLSASVLAQRPDWGFYAVVLWTLVSTALLFLRLLQAAWWRWREGPVRSWLMDPAQARSTHPQAFRRFSGTRSAYGSAQQADGAPSAH
- a CDS encoding metallophosphoesterase; this encodes MPFTLAHLSDTHTTDLRGVRPAQLLGKRLLGYLSWRRRRRYEHSTRMLEASADAALAHTPDAMVISGDLLHIGLAEEMRQIRGWLESLRAKLPVFLVPGNHDLYRADSVAWWQRELGDLDLFGAPLTDAPWPRTLLLAGARLIGLNSAYAAPLTRADGYLGAEQLEALRMALAEPCDAPTVLVVHHPADSSLCAARKALRDAAALAELLHEHPPALLLHGHLHKPLAYRVGTVPCFCAPSASSEHEHHRAGFHLFRLPPDPAAPVDARLYLADAACAPCGFTSQTRSIGSPSTVPV
- the lptG gene encoding LPS export ABC transporter permease LptG — protein: MRLNIYLVTSMIKALLPVTLMLLALFSFLALAEELEDVGKGLYSATDALVVISLTLPNRLLDLLPVMLLLGALIGIGGLAGHSELTAARAIGRSPLQLMRGPILTALAVGVVLLLAAQFIVPAAEREAQRLREKADVGGVQAAADSPDPEADFWTRSRQQIIRVDGKRNGGLLQDVEIYAFEDDSLVSVRQAASARVIDRQQWQLQDVRVLAVAQGQPAADRRVVGEARAVDLPIGGLDTLSAPAASLGLYDLAARIAHARANALDVHGLRVLLWQRLSLPLAALAMMLLALPFVFGNTRVLPIGERVTFGVIAGVAFYLVEQVSVHLAVIYRLHPVLLSLAPEMIILMLLGVWLWRLSEH
- the lptF gene encoding LPS export ABC transporter permease LptF, producing the protein MIVDRYITRHIASPMLLIIGLFVALFVTYSLTRFLTDAATGLLSMSEVLRITALRGIIALEVLIPISLYVAIVVGLGQLYSDSEMDALRSAGLSRPRLMRPIVALALVVALVTAVGSLVVRPWAYASIYQLKAEAEASDELERIKPGQFYHYEDQDRTVYVRARGQQAGDLRGIFVRTRVADRVEVIASARGHVEEFVTPTDHELQLENARVFRIEDGEFDVVGEFSALRLTLAAAVPQRPPYKAKSATSAVLAQSTVGDDQAEYQWRLSTGLSVMLLALLAIPLSHSLPRQGRYSKVMIAVGVYAVYYILIGMARTWVEQERLSSIFWVPALLTAAVVVAYKPWRGGKL
- a CDS encoding HIT family protein — translated: MNETMTKFGYPQTLIHEYEHWCVLLRPKQVTLGSLVLAARSEATRFSDLSPASIAEQHQAVADIERVLGEWVQYEKINYLMLMMVDPHVHYHVIPRYSVPRSFADIEFADAGWPALPALGDPIAMTPAQNEALITDLRARW